The following coding sequences are from one Gadus macrocephalus chromosome 3, ASM3116895v1 window:
- the zgc:175214 gene encoding RING finger protein 122, which yields PLPDQVVLKGAGKKLSLLGQTCAVCLEEFRTRDELGVCPCSHAFHKKCLLKWLEIRSVCPMCNKPILRLQPESPPEANQDGPLDPEEV from the exons cctctccctgacCAGGTGGTGCTGAAAGGAGCAGGCAAGAAGCTGAGCCTACTGGGG CAAACGTGCGCGGTGTGTCTGGAGGAGTTTAGGACCCGGGATGAGCTGGGCGTCTGTCCCTGTTCGCACGCCTTCCACAAGAA GTGCTTACTGAAGTGGCTGGAGATCCGCAGCGTGTGTCCGATGTGCAACAAGCCCATCCTCCGCCTGCAGCCGGAGTCCCCACCGGAGGCCAATCAGGACGGGCCCCTGGACCCGGAGGAGGTCTAG